The following proteins are co-located in the Billgrantia tianxiuensis genome:
- a CDS encoding ABC transporter permease — MSLPPYASPVEKVWFWTFRLFCGLVLLFLIAPVLVIIPLSFSSGSFLTYPLPGFSLRWYEAIFTSAAWMGALKNSLIVAPLATLLAMIFGTLAAVGLNRADFPGKGAILALLISPMVVPLVIVAVGMYFFFAQVGLLNSYTGLVLAHTVLGVPFVVITVNATLQGFDFNQMRAGASLGADPVRVFFTVVLPQIVPGVVSGGLFAFATSFDEVVVALFIASPTERTLPIQMFSGIRENISPAIAAMATILILISTLLLVTMELLRRRSERLRGNS; from the coding sequence GGAGAAAGTGTGGTTCTGGACGTTTCGCCTGTTCTGCGGTCTGGTGCTGCTGTTTCTGATTGCGCCGGTGCTGGTGATCATTCCGCTGTCGTTCAGTAGCGGTTCCTTCCTCACCTATCCGCTGCCGGGCTTCTCGCTGCGCTGGTACGAGGCGATCTTTACCTCCGCGGCATGGATGGGGGCACTGAAGAACAGCCTGATCGTGGCGCCGCTGGCCACATTGTTGGCGATGATCTTCGGTACCCTGGCCGCGGTGGGCCTCAACCGCGCCGACTTCCCCGGCAAGGGAGCGATCCTGGCACTGCTCATCTCGCCGATGGTGGTGCCGCTGGTGATCGTGGCGGTGGGCATGTATTTCTTCTTTGCCCAGGTCGGGCTGCTCAACTCCTATACCGGCCTGGTGCTGGCCCATACGGTACTGGGTGTGCCCTTCGTGGTGATCACCGTCAACGCCACGCTGCAGGGCTTCGACTTCAACCAGATGCGCGCCGGAGCGAGCCTTGGCGCCGACCCGGTGCGGGTGTTCTTCACCGTGGTGCTGCCGCAGATCGTGCCCGGCGTGGTATCGGGTGGGTTGTTCGCCTTCGCCACCTCCTTCGACGAAGTGGTGGTGGCGCTGTTCATTGCCAGCCCCACCGAGCGTACGCTGCCGATCCAGATGTTCTCCGGTATCCGCGAGAACATCAGTCCGGCGATCGCCGCCATGGCCACCATCCTGATCCTGATCTCGACGCTGCTTTTGGTTACCATGGAGCTGCTGCGACGGCGCAGCGAGAGGTTGAGGGGCAACTCCTGA